A part of Limihaloglobus sulfuriphilus genomic DNA contains:
- a CDS encoding alpha/beta hydrolase, producing MRLTYTAKLIIGIIIYSVSVIQAVAGAVYRQDCDFDYNGKIDFQDFQVYADKWLENDCGLTAWCGGTDINRDDLNDVLDFTEFAAAYRGTPWDTDQLFNTPQYVRAPELDRYGVSAGFYTGPQFQGRPTRVFAWYGLPEGEGPFPGVVVVHGGGGTANADWVAQWNARGYAAISLDTTGSIPSGNFPGKIKDEQGGPDGWGGFNQIDWNYSDQWAYHAAANIISAHSFLRSLPCVDGNRTGIVGISWGGYLTSLAAGVDNRFAFVIPIYGCGYLFENSGWNAVFASMSRRAKDRWANLWDPSSYLENAQMPMLWLNGTNDPYFPPDSYKKSYSLPGGTVNLAIKVRLIHNHNAVTDNGEVYAFADSICKGGSSIPFFTDGWVADGSGYAAYSPATEITSAVLVYTADTGEWKDRYWQTFAAQVDSVNNLVWAELPQNAQVWFFNITDSYGNISSSSHQTGL from the coding sequence ATGCGTTTAACATATACAGCGAAACTAATCATCGGTATTATAATCTACAGTGTAAGCGTTATTCAGGCCGTTGCCGGAGCTGTTTACCGCCAGGACTGTGATTTTGACTATAACGGCAAAATCGATTTTCAGGATTTTCAGGTATATGCCGATAAGTGGCTCGAGAATGATTGCGGCTTAACTGCCTGGTGCGGCGGCACTGATATAAACCGTGATGATTTAAACGACGTACTTGACTTTACTGAATTTGCGGCTGCTTACAGGGGCACCCCCTGGGATACTGATCAGCTTTTCAATACTCCACAATATGTAAGAGCACCAGAGCTGGATAGATACGGCGTGTCAGCTGGCTTTTACACCGGGCCGCAGTTTCAGGGCAGGCCGACCCGCGTATTTGCCTGGTATGGTTTGCCCGAGGGTGAAGGTCCGTTTCCAGGTGTTGTCGTAGTCCACGGCGGCGGAGGGACGGCAAACGCCGACTGGGTAGCCCAGTGGAACGCGCGAGGCTACGCGGCGATTTCTCTCGACACTACCGGCTCAATACCCTCGGGTAATTTCCCCGGCAAAATCAAGGATGAGCAGGGCGGCCCGGACGGCTGGGGCGGCTTCAATCAGATTGACTGGAACTATTCAGACCAGTGGGCATATCATGCCGCCGCGAATATTATCTCCGCCCATTCTTTTCTAAGGTCTCTTCCCTGTGTAGATGGAAATCGCACAGGTATCGTGGGCATATCCTGGGGCGGATACCTCACATCGCTTGCAGCCGGTGTTGATAACCGGTTTGCTTTCGTGATTCCGATATACGGCTGCGGTTATCTGTTTGAGAATTCCGGCTGGAATGCAGTTTTTGCTTCCATGAGCCGCCGGGCCAAAGACAGATGGGCAAACCTCTGGGACCCGTCAAGCTATCTCGAAAATGCACAGATGCCGATGCTGTGGCTCAACGGTACAAATGACCCGTATTTTCCGCCGGACTCGTATAAAAAGTCATATTCACTACCCGGCGGGACAGTGAACCTTGCAATAAAGGTCAGGCTCATCCACAATCACAACGCGGTAACGGATAACGGGGAAGTGTACGCTTTCGCCGACAGTATCTGTAAAGGCGGCAGCTCGATACCGTTTTTTACCGATGGCTGGGTTGCTGACGGCAGCGGATATGCCGCGTACAGCCCTGCGACGGAAATTACTTCAGCGGTGTTAGTATACACCGCAGATACCGGCGAATGGAAAGACCGCTATTGGCAGACTTTCGCCGCACAGGTTGATTCAGTGAATAATCTTGTTTGGGCCGAATTGCCGCAGAACGCTCAGGTGTGGTTTTTTAATATAACCGATTCTTATGGAAACATTTCGAGCAGCTCTCATCAAACGGGGCTGTAA
- a CDS encoding sulfatase, translated as MNNKKTNIIFILTDHFRPDAVSADTPNLQNLAAEGVRFTNAYCAAPLCQPSRTSIITGMFPSQTGVCGNQNPPVSNELRDDTFTNRLQRGGYYTALIGKHHFIDRYGIGMDIRQDEEEIKRYGFDSVLQVLDDGENTHNKDDYTAYLEEKGLFDEFIKVFPERAWQCRPHPFGDDDTVDGFIGTNAVKFIEEYSNDKPFYLNVSFVGPHPPFWHPGKLKHDPEKIADPIGAAFTQDDKVMKAHYLDRCSLIDKYIGKITDALNHKGFYDNTLIIFSSDHGENAGDFGIWDKRFCYEQSWGVPLIFAGARTIGERRMCGSRVSKMLVSQLDLYPTILAAAGMEPAAERNRWGRNIFRMLEDEPGSGHSEIHAQLGTVHMMRDGCWKIAYDPEAGGVQYLFNLRSDPNELCNLAGAAVYEKVTARLLERILDHRIRLSQFTQVKEEQRVQAARYI; from the coding sequence ATGAATAACAAAAAGACAAATATAATTTTTATACTTACCGACCATTTTCGGCCGGACGCGGTGAGTGCAGACACTCCTAATCTTCAGAATCTCGCCGCCGAAGGTGTCAGGTTTACAAACGCATACTGCGCCGCTCCGCTGTGCCAACCGTCAAGAACCAGCATTATTACCGGTATGTTCCCTTCGCAGACCGGTGTTTGCGGCAACCAGAATCCGCCGGTTTCAAATGAGCTGCGGGATGATACCTTTACCAACCGCCTGCAAAGGGGCGGATATTACACCGCTCTTATCGGCAAGCACCACTTTATAGACCGTTACGGGATCGGCATGGATATCAGGCAGGACGAAGAGGAGATAAAACGTTACGGTTTTGACAGCGTTTTGCAGGTGCTCGATGACGGTGAAAATACTCACAACAAGGATGACTACACGGCTTATCTGGAGGAGAAGGGACTTTTTGATGAGTTTATCAAGGTTTTCCCTGAAAGGGCGTGGCAGTGCAGGCCGCATCCATTTGGAGATGATGATACTGTTGACGGTTTTATCGGCACAAACGCGGTAAAGTTTATCGAGGAATATTCAAACGATAAGCCCTTTTATCTCAATGTCAGTTTTGTCGGCCCACACCCTCCGTTCTGGCACCCTGGAAAGCTCAAGCACGACCCGGAGAAAATCGCCGATCCGATAGGAGCGGCCTTCACCCAGGACGATAAAGTTATGAAGGCGCACTATTTAGACAGGTGCAGCCTGATCGATAAGTACATTGGTAAAATTACAGATGCCCTTAATCATAAAGGTTTTTACGATAATACTCTGATAATTTTCAGCTCTGACCACGGCGAAAATGCCGGCGATTTCGGCATCTGGGACAAGCGTTTCTGCTATGAGCAGAGCTGGGGCGTTCCTCTGATATTCGCAGGTGCCAGAACCATTGGTGAGCGGCGTATGTGCGGCAGCCGCGTAAGTAAAATGCTGGTGTCGCAGCTTGATTTGTATCCGACAATTCTCGCCGCGGCGGGCATGGAACCGGCCGCGGAACGTAATCGCTGGGGCAGGAATATTTTCAGGATGCTCGAAGATGAACCCGGCAGCGGGCATAGTGAAATTCATGCCCAGCTTGGCACGGTGCATATGATGCGCGACGGCTGCTGGAAGATCGCCTATGACCCTGAAGCCGGCGGCGTACAGTATCTGTTTAATCTCAGGTCTGACCCGAATGAGCTTTGCAATCTTGCCGGCGCTGCCGTCTATGAAAAGGTAACGGCGAGACTGTTGGAGAGGATACTTGACCATCGTATCCGGTTGAGCCAGTTTACACAGGTCAAGGAAGAACAGCGGGTTCAGGCCGCAAGGTATATTTAA
- a CDS encoding right-handed parallel beta-helix repeat-containing protein, translating into MYKFLIIIFACSAALSQTLFVSPQGSDSNPGTKEKPFATIERAKSLVRNELQEKAGFVTVYLRGGTYRLKQTLVFSAEDSAADGFSISYKAYADERPVISSGVAVTGWQKCEVEPSNLPQAAKGRLWVADFPKGIDTFKTMFDDKGRLPRAIGKEHKPALPRTDPRVSDRKTLYFPADSMRDYENLSDVEIWIVPTFQWCHNILPLESVNVKEGFAKTSVTGTYPLAQREKGYDPSRFRVCNAADVLDEPGEWFMDSKLRKIWLWPRDVNKPENVVIPSLNEIVRVEGEPGKPVSGLIFDGITFKHAKRDEITDQDAGLQHDWEYWNKPNVMVRFVNSKDCTLRNCLLTESGGGGARLDMYSQNNRIENCEISCLGGTGVAFIGDKVGRDFVNRGNHLINNNIHRIGLEFHHSAAVFLWQSGENRIASNKIHHTPYNGFSVGGVVNPHLSRQWRENNVRELTRVIDYSGLPFKEMETQNDTDITWPMLLPYLYSRDNIFENNEIYRNVEILGDGNPFYIRMSGYGNIIRRNYFHSNYGSHSAGAMRFDGQQAGCVFEENVIYQCTGCGVNFHKANRIVNNIIVDIRDNAQIKLTRPAHTGADIESDAGHFIRCVYGSGWTKVGVPNYDKAQIRNNVMVQLSEGFSEFYGDTVHWKGRTEKWTDFTFVKDTDNNLMWTPHSPKQLRDWLSTIQKSGLDKNSTVADPLFVDLEKQDFRFRAESKALKMGIKQVDVRNCGLNSEYPLWLSERIEDDRDNPLEIEALR; encoded by the coding sequence ATGTATAAATTTTTAATTATAATTTTTGCCTGTTCGGCCGCTCTGTCGCAGACGTTATTTGTCTCGCCGCAGGGCAGTGATTCCAACCCCGGAACGAAAGAAAAACCCTTTGCGACTATTGAAAGGGCTAAGTCTCTTGTAAGAAACGAATTGCAAGAAAAAGCCGGTTTTGTGACCGTTTATCTACGCGGCGGAACCTACCGGCTCAAACAGACGCTTGTTTTCAGTGCTGAGGATTCAGCGGCTGACGGCTTCAGCATCAGCTACAAGGCTTATGCCGATGAGCGACCTGTTATCAGCTCGGGTGTCGCGGTTACCGGCTGGCAGAAGTGCGAAGTAGAACCATCGAATCTGCCCCAGGCCGCTAAAGGCAGGCTGTGGGTCGCGGATTTCCCGAAGGGTATAGATACATTCAAGACAATGTTTGACGATAAAGGCCGCCTGCCCAGAGCGATAGGAAAAGAGCATAAGCCGGCACTTCCAAGAACTGACCCTCGCGTTTCAGATAGAAAAACCCTGTATTTTCCCGCCGACAGCATGAGAGACTATGAAAATTTATCCGACGTCGAGATATGGATCGTGCCTACGTTTCAGTGGTGCCATAATATTTTGCCGCTGGAAAGTGTAAATGTCAAAGAAGGATTCGCAAAGACCAGTGTTACCGGAACATACCCGCTTGCTCAGAGAGAAAAGGGCTACGACCCGAGCCGGTTCAGGGTGTGCAACGCCGCTGATGTGCTCGATGAGCCGGGCGAGTGGTTCATGGACTCAAAACTGCGGAAGATATGGCTCTGGCCAAGAGACGTGAATAAACCGGAAAATGTTGTTATACCTTCACTTAATGAGATTGTAAGGGTTGAGGGTGAGCCGGGAAAACCTGTTTCGGGGCTTATCTTTGACGGCATAACCTTCAAGCATGCCAAACGGGATGAGATAACAGACCAGGACGCGGGACTTCAGCACGACTGGGAATACTGGAACAAGCCCAATGTCATGGTACGGTTTGTAAACTCTAAGGACTGTACTTTGCGAAACTGTCTCCTTACCGAGAGCGGCGGCGGAGGTGCCAGGCTTGATATGTATTCACAGAATAACCGGATTGAAAACTGTGAGATTTCCTGTCTGGGCGGAACAGGTGTCGCTTTTATAGGTGATAAGGTTGGCAGGGATTTTGTCAACAGAGGCAACCACTTGATTAACAATAATATACATCGCATTGGCCTGGAGTTCCATCACAGCGCGGCGGTTTTTCTCTGGCAGAGCGGGGAAAACAGAATCGCCAGTAACAAAATACATCACACGCCTTACAACGGTTTTTCAGTCGGCGGGGTGGTTAACCCGCATCTCTCACGTCAGTGGCGGGAAAACAACGTCCGTGAGCTGACCCGCGTTATTGATTACAGCGGACTGCCGTTTAAGGAGATGGAAACGCAGAATGACACGGATATTACCTGGCCGATGCTGCTGCCGTATCTGTATTCGCGTGACAATATCTTTGAGAACAACGAGATATACCGCAACGTTGAAATTCTCGGCGACGGCAACCCGTTTTATATCCGCATGTCCGGTTACGGCAATATTATCCGCCGCAATTATTTTCACAGCAACTACGGCTCTCACTCTGCCGGGGCGATGCGTTTTGACGGCCAGCAGGCAGGGTGCGTCTTTGAGGAAAACGTGATTTACCAGTGCACCGGCTGCGGGGTGAATTTTCACAAGGCCAACAGAATCGTCAATAATATCATTGTCGATATCAGAGACAATGCACAGATCAAACTGACCAGGCCTGCTCATACAGGCGCTGATATAGAAAGCGATGCAGGTCATTTTATACGTTGCGTTTACGGTTCGGGCTGGACGAAGGTTGGAGTACCGAATTATGACAAGGCCCAGATACGCAACAATGTAATGGTTCAGCTTTCGGAAGGTTTCTCTGAATTTTACGGCGATACGGTGCACTGGAAGGGGCGTACAGAGAAGTGGACAGATTTTACTTTCGTAAAAGATACTGACAACAATCTGATGTGGACACCGCATAGTCCAAAACAGCTTAGAGACTGGCTCAGTACAATACAGAAATCCGGGCTGGACAAAAACAGTACAGTTGCCGATCCGCTGTTTGTCGATTTGGAGAAGCAGGATTTCCGTTTCAGGGCCGAATCAAAGGCGCTAAAAATGGGTATAAAGCAGGTTGACGTACGTAATTGCGGCCTGAACAGTGAATACCCGCTCTGGCTTAGCGAGCGTATTGAAGATGACAGAGACAACCCTTTAGAAATAGAAGCCTTGAGGTAA
- a CDS encoding right-handed parallel beta-helix repeat-containing protein, translating to MIKIYSIMILCAALQAAGVDFYIAPDGSDANPGTLEKPFATIERAKTAVRNAKADSVADITVHLRGGMYQLRETVVFEPQDGGSESRRVTYRNYKGEEPVISAGVRVDGWKKLKIKPEGLSAEALDKVYVADIPEGIGRFYALYDGLYRLRRASGEDFAPVQGPKDPGVWETRNQLHYPEGTVFKNWNNVSDVEIIIRPWCLWTMNILPLERVDEQKRIAYTSLTGTYPLTKERFGRFGSKSVWIENAIELLDSTGEWVVNTKTRKIYLWPKSNISNSSIYIPTLRELFYVGGYEERQIPVRNLYFEGLTFAHGDRDVWTDERIGLQHDWEMYDTANAMLRLRWARDCEITGCAFVGSANTAIRLDMYAQNNAIRGNMLSHLGGSGIVLCGYGPGSRDLNNNNKIINNHIRHIGEIYWHNQGILLFQSGSNRIAHNLIHNVPYNAISVGGVSPMLFEYRKQNSIQELGLQKTINMDDCGHIIESEKQTRWSDVLGYLHGRDNVIENNRIHNAVEILGDGNGIYIRMVPGGNTVRRNYLYDSAGYGVAIRPDGDQFDCEIYENIISNWACGGIAIQSRNSVFNNIILNASITVSSIPEVVQEPNGYLVFTAVGNNYVYGAPPLEEARLHRNILYHTLDTEPVFYVTPNPQWPKDYYDMVFKALCAPDIDYNVIYWNGDKDGFLQGYMKDIRDSRGDDHNSIIADPQFVEPAMGDFRLKFSSPAHQLGIKEIDTRQIGLTNEYSATLRKYAK from the coding sequence GTGATAAAAATTTATTCTATAATGATTTTGTGTGCGGCATTGCAGGCCGCGGGCGTTGATTTTTACATCGCTCCCGACGGAAGTGATGCCAATCCCGGTACACTTGAAAAACCGTTCGCCACTATTGAAAGGGCGAAAACTGCCGTGCGAAACGCAAAGGCAGATTCTGTTGCGGATATAACAGTGCACCTGCGGGGCGGCATGTATCAGCTCAGAGAAACTGTTGTTTTCGAGCCGCAGGACGGCGGCAGCGAATCACGGCGTGTGACATACCGCAATTACAAGGGCGAGGAGCCGGTTATATCAGCCGGCGTGAGAGTAGATGGCTGGAAAAAGCTGAAAATCAAGCCAGAGGGGCTGTCGGCAGAGGCGCTGGACAAAGTTTATGTCGCTGATATACCGGAAGGTATCGGCAGATTCTACGCCCTGTATGACGGTCTTTACCGGCTAAGGAGGGCATCGGGCGAGGATTTTGCTCCTGTTCAGGGGCCCAAAGACCCGGGCGTATGGGAGACGCGAAACCAGCTGCATTATCCCGAAGGTACGGTTTTCAAGAATTGGAACAATGTCAGTGATGTAGAAATAATTATACGCCCCTGGTGCCTGTGGACAATGAACATACTGCCGCTGGAGCGGGTTGATGAGCAGAAAAGGATCGCATACACATCTTTAACCGGCACATATCCGCTTACGAAAGAACGCTTCGGCCGTTTCGGCAGCAAGTCTGTCTGGATAGAGAACGCGATTGAACTTCTGGACAGCACGGGCGAGTGGGTTGTAAACACCAAAACCCGCAAGATTTATCTCTGGCCCAAGTCTAATATCAGCAACAGCAGTATCTATATTCCAACGCTGAGAGAATTGTTTTACGTCGGCGGCTACGAAGAACGGCAGATACCGGTGCGGAATCTCTATTTCGAAGGCCTTACGTTTGCTCACGGCGACAGGGATGTCTGGACTGACGAGCGTATCGGTCTTCAGCATGACTGGGAAATGTACGATACGGCCAACGCCATGCTTCGCCTGAGATGGGCGCGGGACTGTGAGATAACCGGCTGCGCGTTTGTCGGCTCTGCCAATACAGCGATCCGGCTTGATATGTACGCTCAAAACAACGCTATACGCGGCAACATGCTCTCGCACCTCGGCGGAAGCGGGATTGTCCTGTGCGGCTACGGCCCGGGCAGCAGAGATCTCAACAACAATAATAAGATAATCAACAACCATATCCGCCATATCGGTGAGATTTACTGGCATAATCAAGGGATTTTGTTGTTCCAAAGCGGCAGCAACAGGATCGCACATAATCTGATCCACAATGTCCCGTATAACGCTATCAGCGTCGGCGGCGTCAGCCCGATGCTGTTTGAGTACAGAAAACAGAATTCCATACAGGAGCTTGGTCTTCAGAAAACGATCAATATGGACGATTGCGGCCATATCATTGAAAGTGAAAAGCAGACCCGCTGGAGTGATGTTCTGGGTTACCTGCACGGCAGGGATAATGTGATTGAGAACAACAGAATACATAATGCGGTTGAAATACTCGGCGACGGCAACGGAATCTATATAAGAATGGTTCCCGGGGGAAACACAGTCCGGAGAAACTATCTCTACGATTCAGCCGGCTACGGGGTGGCTATACGCCCGGACGGAGACCAGTTTGACTGTGAAATTTACGAAAATATAATTTCTAACTGGGCCTGCGGTGGAATTGCCATTCAGAGCAGAAATAGCGTATTCAACAATATCATCTTAAATGCCAGTATAACGGTTTCCTCGATTCCCGAGGTGGTACAGGAGCCAAACGGCTATCTCGTTTTTACCGCTGTCGGCAATAATTATGTCTATGGAGCCCCGCCGCTGGAGGAGGCACGGCTGCACAGAAACATCCTGTATCACACGCTTGATACTGAGCCGGTTTTTTATGTCACGCCTAATCCGCAATGGCCCAAGGATTATTACGATATGGTTTTCAAAGCTCTATGTGCACCTGATATTGATTATAACGTGATATACTGGAACGGCGACAAAGACGGTTTTTTGCAGGGATACATGAAAGACATACGCGATTCACGCGGCGATGACCATAATTCCATAATCGCAGACCCGCAGTTTGTCGAGCCTGCTATGGGCGATTTTCGATTGAAATTCAGCTCGCCCGCCCACCAGCTCGGCATAAAGGAAATAGATACAAGGCAGATTGGCCTTACTAACGAATATTCAGCAACATTAAGGAAATACGCAAAATGA
- a CDS encoding right-handed parallel beta-helix repeat-containing protein — protein MTRFITSITVILSLAQILSAQTDFYVSPQGSDRNEGTIDSPFATIERAREAVREALAQTDEDISVYLRGGMYQLKETIVFEPQDGGSGSRRVTYRNYMGEEPVISAGVRIDGWEKPHVKPDGLPEESIDKVYVADIPEGIDRFYCLYDGFYQLPRARGEGFTPVQDANDPNRSTTQLHYPEDALIKNWENITDVEISIRPWCLWAMNILPFAKVDEKNRVAYTAVEGSYPLTRERYERFGDKSVWVENVLEALDSPGEWVVNTKTRKIYLWPTNDISKTDIYVPVLTELIAVKGDEKAQTPVMNMSFKGLNFVHTDRDTWSNDDKGLQHDWEMYDDPNAMLRLRWAQGCEVDGCGFIGGGSSGVRLDLYCQDITVKNCEISRLGGTGILLCGYGPGKKDFNKNNLILNNHIHNIGRLYWQSAAIMVWQSGSNRIANNYIHNVPYNAVVFSGASLMTFRKGMEGRFGKRELERTIQVEDCAELFASDKKLTWPRVMPYLHTRDNVFEFNEVHHCIETLGDGNAVYIRMCPGGNIVRQNYFHDIYGSPNTVTSVLRADDAQAGCEFVENIIYRCVGGGINSKAGNLIKNNIIIDIFTEDCPLNVYKVKPKGYITSQPSSTGYADTDYIWHDKTVATHNVLYSNSPGEPVFYNSINKNWPAEYKEKMSAVYNAPYVDKNVIFWANDTNGQYVKKVMLEMRKERRDEINSIPADPGFVARDKGDFRFRPGSPCLKLGIKGLKTEDMGLSRPLDERFERYEQRAKNIPFYPIVEEVKTTEKTETIQKGFGHD, from the coding sequence ATGACAAGATTTATCACCAGCATTACAGTAATACTATCATTGGCACAAATACTTTCTGCCCAAACCGATTTTTATGTCTCGCCGCAGGGAAGTGACCGCAACGAGGGCACAATAGATTCTCCCTTTGCCACGATTGAAAGGGCAAGAGAGGCAGTCCGTGAAGCACTTGCGCAAACAGACGAGGATATATCTGTATATCTTCGCGGCGGCATGTATCAGCTTAAAGAAACTATTGTTTTCGAACCCCAGGACGGCGGCAGCGGATCACGGCGTGTGACATACCGCAATTACATGGGAGAGGAGCCGGTTATATCAGCTGGTGTGAGGATAGATGGCTGGGAAAAACCGCATGTTAAACCCGATGGACTGCCCGAAGAGTCCATTGACAAGGTTTATGTCGCCGACATACCCGAAGGTATCGACAGGTTCTACTGTTTGTATGATGGTTTTTATCAGCTTCCGCGTGCACGGGGAGAGGGCTTTACGCCGGTTCAGGATGCCAACGACCCGAACAGGTCAACCACACAGCTGCATTATCCAGAAGATGCTCTGATTAAAAACTGGGAGAATATAACCGATGTTGAGATATCCATACGTCCCTGGTGTTTGTGGGCTATGAATATCCTGCCGTTTGCAAAGGTGGATGAGAAGAACAGGGTGGCATACACTGCTGTTGAGGGCTCTTACCCGCTTACCCGGGAAAGGTACGAACGTTTCGGCGACAAATCCGTCTGGGTGGAGAATGTTCTTGAGGCTCTCGATTCTCCTGGCGAATGGGTCGTCAATACCAAAACACGTAAGATATACCTCTGGCCGACGAACGATATCTCAAAAACCGATATATACGTTCCTGTTTTGACAGAGCTTATTGCTGTCAAAGGCGACGAGAAGGCTCAAACTCCGGTAATGAATATGTCATTTAAAGGCCTTAACTTTGTACATACTGACCGTGATACCTGGAGCAATGACGATAAGGGGCTTCAGCATGACTGGGAGATGTACGACGATCCAAACGCAATGCTGCGGCTGCGGTGGGCACAGGGCTGCGAAGTTGACGGCTGCGGTTTTATAGGCGGCGGCTCAAGCGGTGTCAGGCTTGATCTCTATTGTCAGGATATCACAGTTAAAAACTGCGAAATATCTCGGCTGGGCGGTACCGGCATACTCCTGTGCGGTTACGGGCCGGGCAAAAAAGATTTCAATAAAAACAATTTGATTTTAAACAATCATATTCACAACATCGGCCGGCTGTACTGGCAAAGTGCGGCGATAATGGTATGGCAGAGCGGCAGTAACCGAATCGCGAATAACTACATCCACAATGTCCCTTACAACGCGGTGGTTTTCAGCGGCGCCAGCCTCATGACTTTCAGAAAAGGCATGGAAGGCCGTTTCGGAAAGAGAGAGCTTGAGCGAACTATCCAGGTTGAAGATTGTGCCGAGCTGTTTGCTTCCGACAAAAAGCTGACCTGGCCGCGTGTTATGCCGTATCTGCACACCCGCGACAATGTCTTTGAGTTCAACGAGGTGCATCACTGCATTGAGACGCTTGGTGACGGTAACGCCGTTTATATACGCATGTGCCCGGGGGGCAACATTGTCCGGCAGAATTATTTTCATGATATTTACGGCTCACCAAACACTGTTACCAGCGTGCTGCGTGCCGACGATGCCCAGGCGGGCTGTGAATTTGTGGAAAATATTATTTACAGATGTGTCGGTGGCGGGATTAACTCAAAGGCGGGCAACCTTATAAAGAATAATATCATAATCGACATCTTCACCGAGGATTGCCCTTTAAATGTCTATAAAGTCAAGCCAAAAGGTTATATTACATCGCAGCCCTCATCAACAGGTTACGCTGACACGGATTATATCTGGCATGATAAGACAGTAGCAACCCATAACGTTCTTTACAGTAATTCACCCGGTGAACCGGTTTTTTATAATTCAATCAATAAAAACTGGCCGGCTGAATACAAAGAAAAGATGAGTGCCGTTTACAATGCCCCTTATGTTGACAAGAATGTTATCTTCTGGGCGAATGACACAAACGGCCAATACGTTAAAAAAGTTATGCTGGAAATGAGAAAAGAACGCAGGGATGAAATAAATTCTATTCCGGCAGACCCCGGCTTTGTCGCCCGGGATAAAGGAGACTTTCGTTTCCGCCCGGGCTCACCATGTTTGAAGCTGGGTATCAAAGGTCTGAAAACAGAAGATATGGGGTTGAGCAGGCCGCTTGATGAACGATTCGAGAGATACGAACAACGGGCTAAGAATATACCCTTTTACCCGATAGTGGAAGAAGTTAAGACAACGGAAAAAACAGAAACCATACAAAAAGGATTTGGGCATGACTGA